A single genomic interval of Rhododendron vialii isolate Sample 1 chromosome 3a, ASM3025357v1 harbors:
- the LOC131319018 gene encoding pentatricopeptide repeat-containing protein At5g06540-like isoform X3, with translation MSRHGFPTKWLRISIRVLQLSPCSPRMRRGACNCREKTNVVDQNWVRNERRGSVLRLGMTIHRKEIGVMKHITAIVERWDGVEELRRCMNNNDLLKKPGWSCDETEGLIHGFAFGDQSHPQMLEIYEPSLECHM, from the exons ATGTCAAGACATGGGTTTCCGACAAAATGGCTAAGGATTTCAATTCGAGTGCTCCAGTTGAGTCCTTGTTCCCCGCGAATGCGAAGGGGAGCCTGCAATTGCCGAGAGAAGACGAACGTCGTGGATCAGAATTGGGTTCGAAACGAACGTCGTGGATCAGTATTAAGGCTCGGTATGACGATCCACCGAAAAGAGATTGGGGTGATGAAGCATATTACAG CTATTGTTGAGAGGTGGGACggagttgaagaactacggAGATGTATGAACAACAATGATTTACTGAAGAAGCCAGGGTGGAGCTGCGATGAAACCGAAGGTTTGATCCATGGTTTTGCATTTGGAGATCaatcacaccctcaaatgctAGAAATCTATGAACCCAGCCTTGAATGtcatatgtag